CTTTTTAGTCTCTgtaaacaaacagggagggacttttagggactagggagtttttagttgggactagaaaaagtactaggactagagaaccaaacaccacctaacCCCATACACGAATTCACATCAGCAAAAACAGCGTTCACTAACATCTAGCTATATAAACTTATCACCttctaattaattaataattaattacatGTGGCATCTTGCCGTATAGTATAAATTAAACTAATGGAGATGGGAAGAAAACAGAGAGCAAGTCAAGAAGAGTTGAAGAACGCCATGTCCGCGGACAGACACCATGCGCTCGATCGCCTCACGCCGGCCTTACCTCGCCAGCGCCAGCGGCGTCACCTCGGCGAGAGGCGTGGGCACGGGGCTGGGCAGAGGCGAGGTCCGGCACACCGGGCACGTGGGCCGCTGCCGGAGCCAGGGGTCGACGCACCCGCGGTGGAACAGGTGACCGCAGTCCGGCAGCACCCGGACCATGTCGCTGTCCACGTACCTCTCCAGGCACACGGCGCAGCACGCCTCCTGCTGCTCCACTGACGCCGGCTTCCTCGCCTCCCTGTAGACCACCGCCGGGTACGCCTCCAGCGTCGCCGCGTCGATGCCGCCGAGCTCGACGTcgtggcggggcggcgccggcgccggaaCCCCGCGGGCGTCAGCCACCGGCATGGACGAGGCGCGGGCGCAGCAGAGGTAGACAGCGAAGGCGACGGTGGAGACGACGAGCAGGATGCCGACGGAGACGGCGAGGCCGTAGCCGAACCCGCCGACGCCGCTCGACCCGAACAGGCCGTGCGAGGCGCCGGGCGGCGACGGGCTACCCATCGCTCTTCTTTTTTGAGCTCGAGGACCGGCGCAGGGCAGGTAGAAGGCGTGGAGACGCAAAGGGCGGCGTGGCGTGTTTAGTCAATGTAACTCTAACGTGTTTGGTTTGTTTGATGCGCGCGCGTTCTATTGATCGACGTTGATGCGGATTTGTTTGCTTCTGGAAGTGCATCTTCGTGTGCTCAGGCTCTTCCTTGGTCAAATCTGATTTCATGTTCCAGGATGACATGATATGTCCGCAACATCTGGATTTAGCCATGGTCATTTGTTTTGTACTATATGGCGGGAAATCACTAGTTTTGTTTTGTTGACTggctttcttttcttcttcttttcttgtgGAAACTGGCTTCAATTACTCCTAGCTGTCCTTTTTAATTTAGATGTATCATGATACattcatttttgtgacaagtaactccaaacggagggagtaagaTTTATGTAAAGTCAAACTTTGATATGTTTGActaattttgtaaaaaaaaaataCTCATAATATTATAATTATATGTCTCATGAATATATTTTCAATACTTTTTAATTTCAGTATAGTAGATGTTGAATTTTTTTCCCATATAAATATGATCAAAATCTACAAATTTTGGGTTCGGATAATATTTATACACAAGAGTAAAAAAGaaaaccggagggagtactactactaaGGACCAGCGCTGCCCATATTGGCTTGCTAGTATGGCTAGATTTACTGTGGCGTTTGATTGGTTTGAAAAACCTCTGTTTGAATTTGTACCACTTCTCGTAACGGATTTAACTATTTATTTCTAGTGAATAAAGTTTCATGCGTTTGTTCTAGAAAAAAAAAGGATCAGCGCTGCTGCCAAAAGCCAACATGCGTGCAGTGCATGCATGTGAGCACATATGGAATTTTGTGGGCCTCTTGGTAGTACCTGGTCTGGTAGATAGCTATTATACGTGGTGTGTGTCGACCCAACAAGTGAGTTCATGTACCTACCATATACTCCCTTGATTTCTAAATGTATTTTTTTTAGAGATTCCGCTACAAACTATATATAGATGTATATAAATATATTTTAAAATGTAGTTCATTCCGCTACCATATACTCCCTTGATTTCTAAAATATATAGATGAATATATTTTAAACTATATATAGAAACGCCATCACGAGCCCACTCTCTGCTGTGACTCTTGCTGAGAGATTGCGACGTGAAAAACCGAACAATTTGTAGCGAGGGTGCGTGAGATGAATGCGAGCACGCGGGGAGCGTGAGCGGGATCGCCACACGCGGGTTCAGTTCAGGGGGCCTGCCACGGCACTAGTGTGTGAGTACCGCACCCAGGGGAACATCACagtaggtagtattccctccgtctcaCAAAAAAATAATTATGGAATGGTGTAGGATGCAGAAAATGAAGTATAGAGATGAAATGCATATCGATTAGGTANNNNNNNNNNNNNNNNNNNNNNNNNNNNNNNNNNNNNNNNNNNNNNNNNNNNNNNNNNNNNNNNNNNNNNNNNNNNNNNNNNNNNNNNNNNNNNNNNNNNNNNNNNNNNNNNNNNNNNNNNNNNNNNNNNNNNNNNNNNNNNNNNNNNNNNNNNNNNNNNNNNNNNNNNNNNNNNNNNNNNNNNNNNNNNNNNNNNNNNNNNNNNNNNNNNNNNNNNNNNNNNNNNNNNNNNNNNNNNNNNNNNNNNNNNNNNNNNNNNNNNNNNNNNNNNNNNNNNNNNNNNNNNNNNNNNNNNNNNNNNNNNNNNNNNNNNNNNNNNNNNNNNNNNNNNNNNNNNNNNNNNNNNNNNNNNNNNNNNNNNNNNNNNNNNNNNNNNNNNNNNNNNNNNNNNNNNNNNNNNNNNNNNNNNNNNNNNNNNNNNNNNNNNNNNNNNNNNNNNNNNNNNNNNNNNNNNNNNNNNNNNNNNNNNNNNNNNNNNNNNNNNNNNNNNNNNNNNNNNNNNNNNNNNNNNNNNNNNNNNNNNNNNTATATTGCAGCGTGGTTGACCGACGACCGGTCTCCTTGAGTGAACAGGAGACTTTATTTTTGCGAAAAGAGTGAACAAGGACATGATAGATGGAAAGGCGGGAGTGGCAAAGGTTAGGGAAAGCATGTCGACCACACCACACAAAGTGCATACACGGCTAGAGACGACCTCACGCTCACGAGGTCTAGAAGGTGAATCCGCCTCCCGCCGTAAGGAACAGCCAGCGGCAGCAGGTAGCAGCCGGGCTGAGCAAGCGAAGGCACAGTGGTAGTACAGTATGGGCCCTGCAGTTTGTTTCACGAAACTCCAAACGTGGCTGGGTTTGCATGCTCAGACCAGGCGGGCTCGGTAAGCCCAGCACGGCCCGGTATGGTGGtaaaaaagaaggagaaaaaaaATCCACGACGCGTAATAATATAGTGTCGGTGGAAAGGtgagaaagagaaaaaaaaatccAACTTGTATGTATCCGTGCAGGTGCAGGTGCAGCAATGGATGTGTCGTGCGGCTGGGCTGGCTGGGATCACGTGTTGGACGAATGCAGGCAGAACGAGAAAGAGGCGATCGGAGGGCGCGGAAGATGCATATGGGCACGGCACGGCACGGGAGGTAGCCAGAGCCGGAGCGGAGCGGGAATCCCAGTCGTGGCCGATGGCGCTAGCAGCTAGAGCTAGTAGGTTTTTTTTACCGCGCCCTTCCTGCAGTAAAGAGAACATCATCGTTGGTCGGCAGGCACGGTAAAAAAAAGCAGCAGTGGCCGAGCGGAAAAcagcgtccgtccgtccgtccgtcgtcCTACAGTTGCGTGCGTCCGTGCGTGGGTGCATTTTCAACGAAAGCCGCGGCTCCTTCCCTTTCCCACTCCACTCTGCCACCAGAGAGAGCGAGGCCCACCACCTCTTCACCAAATCCCAGGGCGCCACCGTGCCATCATCACCGGCTGGCCGGCCGCAGTCGTGTCCTGTAGCGCAGCGCCAGTGTCATTTTTTTAGAGCACCCAATTCCTTTTTTTTTAGCGTCCCCAACATCGCTTCACAAGCATTTTCACACAAAATTATGCCTGGTTTTTCTTTTTAAAATGTGCTGACTCTTAAACCGCCCTTATCCATCCGGGCCGTGTAAGCCATCCAGCGCGTGCCTGTATCGATCCGCGAGGCTGTCCGAACGTTATTTCTTTCGTAAATTGGAGACAGTCTGGGCAAgatttgcgggagtccggacaccCGAAATATATAGGACTCCGACACCCCGGCCCACCAAATCCCTCCTTCTGGTCCCATTTCTTCCCACCCCACCCTTCACCCCCTCGCTTTGCATTCGCACCAtccacctccgccgccgctgaTGTACGACTTCGGCCGCCACATAGGCATTGCCGGACGTCCGCGAGTAGCATCGACGCGTCCGCTCGCCTTTACGACGGCGGAGCTGTCCACCCTGGAGCTATTTGTACCTAGGTACACCGCGCCCGCACTTGACGACTTCCATGGCGGACATCATGCCCGACATGTGTTCGACCAAATGCCATTGAGCTTGTTTTTCAAATGCTATGTCGTTTTTTTTTAGTATGAAGGATGGTGAGCTACTCGGCCATgcatggaggatgagttgttgtgtgaTGCGTGGCTGGCCGTATCCACGGATTTCGTAGGCAGGAGCAGAGGGCCGGCCTTCTCGGAGCAAGTGCACGAAAAGTTCAACGCACGAAAGCACATAGCGCCATACGACATCTACATCATTCAACCGCACAGCGTGAGGTCGTTGTCGTATCGTTCGCACGCTATCTAGATCAGCGTTGCCAAGTTTTGCGACGGGGTTCGTCAGCTCGAGGCAACGTGGCCATTGCACGCGGCAGAGGACGAGATCGTAAGTTGTACTTACTCTTGCTCAATTTGTTGATTGATTCGTTCATTCAATGTTGTCTATGCATTATGTGTAGCCCGCACGCTCTGCCGtggtgtaccgcagaacagaggctgCATCCTCTACTACATCGGAGTCAGCGATGGTGGCGGTCCCTCGAGCTTGAGGTCCGTTGTGTCTGGGAAGGAGCGACCGGCAAGGGAATAGGCGCGCTACAAGCGACGTAACGCTGCCCGCCACTCCGCGTTCGCCAAGTCGGACACGGCACCGGAATGGGTCCGCAACGGCTGCCAGGCGACGTCGCCGCCTTGACGGCGAGGAAAGGTCGGCTAGCGACCCCTCCTCCTCCGTGGCCCTATCGCAACCAGAGGTACGATCGTGTGAGGGTAGTTAGGCGACCGACATGTTGGCTCGAGGCGGCCACCGAGCAAATATGACCGGGAATGCGTCGAGATGAACAACGAGTGAACGGATTTTGGATTTGCGCTGGGCGCTTTGGGCTGACGTTTTCCTTCAATTTCAATCCACATGGACATGCGTGGACTGCGTCTGGAGTCGGAGTTGCCGTAGTATATACTCCCTGCGGTcctttttttattttgcatattagATCTCTCGGAAGTCAAGCTTAGTAAACTTTGACCCAATTTATATTGAAAATTTCCAACATTTACTATACTAGTAATATGAAAATATTTTTTATGATGGATCTAATGATATTGATCTTGTAATGTGAATGTTAATAATGCCTTGTATAAACACGGTCGAACTTCAAAGGCTTTGACTTTGGAGAAACCTatgcatctccagccgcgtccccaacaTGCCCCTGAGGGCTCTTTTTTTAGCACTGGCGCCGAACAATCGGCCCACTCGCGCCCCCAGGaccttgttgaaggaaatatgccctagaagcaataataaagttactatttatttccttatatcatgataaatgtttattattcatgctataattgtattaaccggaaacataatacatgtgtgaatacatagacaaacagagtgtcactagtatgcctctacttgactagctcgttaatcaaagatggttatgtttcctgaccatagacaaaggagttgttatttgattaatgggatcacatcattagttgaatgatctgattgacatgactcattccattagcttagcacccgatcgtttagtatgttgctattgctttcttcatgacctatacatgttcctatgactatgagattatgcaactcccgtttgccagaggaacactttgggtgctaccaaacgtcacaacgtaactgagtgattataaaggagtattacaggtgtctccaaaggtacatgttgggttggcgtatttcgagattaggatttgtcactccgattgtcggagaggtatctctgggccctctcggtaatgcacatcacataagccttgcaagcattacaactaatgtgttagttgtgagatgatgtattacggaacgagtaaagagacttgccggtaacgagattgaactaggtattggataccgacgatcgaatctcgggcaagtaacataccgatgacaaagggaacaacgtatgttgttacgcggtctgaccgataaagatcttcgtagaatatgtaggagccaatatgggcatccaggtcccgctattggttattgatcggagacgtgtctcggtcatgtctacattgttctcgaaccgtagggtctgcacgcttaaagttacgatgacagttattatgagtttatggattttgatgtaccaaagttagttcggagtcccggatgtgatcagggacatgacgaggagtctcgaaacggtcaagacataaagattgatatattggacggctatattcgaacaccggaagtgttccgggtgattttggataaaaccggagtgcaggaggggttaccggaacccccggggaagtaatgggccttattgggcctgaggggagagagagggaagcagcccaagaggtggcgcgccccccctcatggggagtccgaattggactaggaggggggcgcggcccccctttccctctccctctccctctctttccttccccctcaagtctcctagttggactaggagaggggagtcctactcctactaggaggaggactcctcctccccttggcgcgccccataggccggccggcctcccccttgctcctttatatacgggggcaagggggcaccctagaacacacaatcgattctcgtgatcgttccttagccgtgtgcggtgccccctgccaccatattccacctcggtcatatcattgtagtgcttagacgaagccctgcgtcggtagaacatcattatcatcaccacgccgttgtgctgacgggactcatccccgaagctttgctggatcggagcccggggagcgtcatcgagctgtacgtgtgctaagaactcggaggtgccggagtaacggtgcttggatcggtcggatcgggaagaagacgtacgactacttccactacgttgtgtcaacgcttccgttgcgatctacaagggtacgtagatcatactctcccctctcgttgctatgcatcaccatgatcttgcgtgtgcgtaggaatttttttgaaattactacgttccccaacagtggcatccgagccaggttttatggtttgatgttatttgcacgagtagaacacaagtgagttgtgggcgatataagtcatactgcctaccagcatgtcatacttcggttcggcggcattgttggacgagacgacccggaccaacattacgcgtacgcttacgcgagaccggttcccccgacgtgctttgcacataggtggcttgcaggcgactgtctctccaactttagttgaaccaagtatggctacgcccggtccttgcgaaggttaaaacggagtctatttgacaaactatcattgtggttttggtgcataggtgagattggttcttgcttaagcccgtagcagccacgtaaaacttgcaacaacaaagtagaggacgtctaacttgtttttgcagggc
The sequence above is a segment of the Triticum dicoccoides isolate Atlit2015 ecotype Zavitan chromosome 1A, WEW_v2.0, whole genome shotgun sequence genome. Coding sequences within it:
- the LOC119273140 gene encoding RING-H2 finger protein ATL70-like, translated to MGSPSPPGASHGLFGSSGVGGFGYGLAVSVGILLVVSTVAFAVYLCCARASSMPVADARGVPAPAPPRHDVELGGIDAATLEAYPAVVYREARKPASVEQQEACCAVCLERYVDSDMVRVLPDCGHLFHRGCVDPWLRQRPTCPVCRTSPLPSPVPTPLAEVTPLALAR